Proteins from a single region of Festucalex cinctus isolate MCC-2025b chromosome 19, RoL_Fcin_1.0, whole genome shotgun sequence:
- the triqk gene encoding triple QxxK/R motif-containing protein yields MGRKDASATNLPVDQYRKQIGKQDYKKTKSVLKATRLKAEAKKNSSGFRDAFLVVVAILFFVVCVYAFFYLNLSNEINMDMDVD; encoded by the exons ATGGGCAGGAAGGACGCCAGCGCCACCAACCTACCTGTCGATCAGTACAGGAAACAGATTG GTAAGCAGGACTACAAAAAGACAAAATCGGTCCTGAAGGCCACACGGCTCAAAGCGGAAGCCAAAAAGAACTCGTCTGGATTCAGG GACGCCTTCTTGGTGGTGGTGGCCATCTTGTTCTTCGTCGTGTGCGTCTACGCCTTTTTCTACCTCAACTTGAGCAACGAGATTAACATGGACATGGACGTGGACTGA